From Quercus lobata isolate SW786 chromosome 11, ValleyOak3.0 Primary Assembly, whole genome shotgun sequence:
AGCTAGCGTAAAAGGCCAGATTTACGCCACCAATCAGTGTTTGCCATGTCATACATTTAATGAAAAACCAATACACCCTAGCACACACAATTATATTCCTCACACACGTATCAAAGAGCAAACTCTATCAAACACGCCTAAACCTATTTCATCTACTCCTCTGCTCTTACCACCGGACTAAAGCTCCACCCCGCCACTGGTGTCGCCCACACGTCGTTTTGGAGCTAGCGCCACTGCACCGAACCTCAAGGTTTGTTCTGATTTCTGTTTATTGTTTGATAGTTATTTCCCCAAACTTtgggttttgaaattttgatgggtttgggttattttttggatatcaatttgttcataatgatatgggttttgttgatttggtatggattttgctttttttcttttttttctttttgtagtaTTTTCATGGGCTTTGGTTGGATTCTTAAGCGGCAGgtttaaacctaaaaaatctTATTCTACGAAATGAGTTTGCTGGCAAAGAGAGTGCCGTTTCATGTAATTCTAAGCCTTAATGACAGAATTTGCTATTATCTGCTaccttaaatgaaaaaataaatcatcttGCTAAACTTAGTTTAAAGAATCCTATTATGATTGGCCTTGATGACAAGAAGATACAGTCTGTATTATCATCTGAAGGATACAAATAACATGTTGGAAACCATGTTAAATCTGGAGGGAGGATGCAAGTAACTAGTTTCTCTAGAATGCCTAATACTGAAAAAATATCAGCTTTGAAAGTTATTTGAACCGGGGTCATTTAATTGTGACCAATATGATGGTATTGGGACCATCTACAAAACTTCTTATGGTTCCCTCACTAATCTGCGTTTTTTTAGTAACATAATGTTTTCAATAAGTTTTAGCTCAAATGACACCCTGTAAGTACTAAGTACAAGATGATGGGTAATGTGGTGGGTTGGGAGTGTGTGTTACTTACcagttaaaagaaaataaaagcattAAATTAGAACCTGTATTAAATTAGAGGGATGGATACAAGTTTCTCAAgcatatgaatatttaaatcCACAAATTTCATGCCCATGTGCATACATTTTCCACTCTTAAATTCATGCAtaacatgtatgtatgtatttgcatttgtgtgtattttttataaagcaCTACTTTGAAAGTTCTCTGTTTTGCAAAGAACCTGCTTGTTTACAAAATTTAGATGGCTTTCTGTGTCTCATTCTTggttctttctttcctttttaattgTTATCTTCTAAGAGAAAATTTGCACTTTGGCACTTGCTTTCAGGTTTATATACGAGGATTGGTCCATGCCTCACACCGTAGCAAAATTGAAGTACCCGTACTATTGGGATGAACACTGCTTCCAAATTCCAATCACTTCCTAAAGATGAATTGTAGTTTTTAACCAGTGACTTGTGCATAGTGCTAACACACCAAATTAGCCTTTCATTtgctaaaaataaatgatacttcaatattcatcaaaaaatagATGTAGGGACTGGGTTTGAGCACTTCTGCTACAAGATGAGTGGACTCGagcccaactagcccaatacaataaatttatagatagtaggtttaagaactaggtcttagtAAGGATTACAACAACTAGACATAGTTATGAATGGATTGAATAACAAAGGTTTCCAAACATGGTCATAGTGTTCTTATTCTTTCTTCAGTGCTAGGTCACAAAGGTTTCCAAGATCATGCAAATTGCTACCgtattctcctttcttttttccgCCCCCTTTCCTGGgggatttctcacattatatatccccCTCCAATCGATTTTGGCCCTCTATCTGTTGATCATGCAAGTcactactcgagtgcttgtcaCATCAGCCACCTTTCCAAACCTCCAGTGAGTTGCAGCAACCAAGACCGCACTGTttaggggtcatttcctcattaatgcggccagaacattagttgtgggcatttaatgcggaggtgacagtttctccttgaattgTTCCTACACCGTGCTCCCGTGGCTGTCCTACAGTGcttgtcctttttcttgggACGCTCTGGGAGGCTGCCGTTGATGGCGGGCCGTTCTTCCCTACTAGGATATGGGTTGGCTAAGGACAGGATTGTCCTTGGCTACGTTTCCAGGCCACCTGGACTTTCTTTATTCGTCCTCGGTCATTTCttcctcctcggcatgggcctTGGGCTTAATATGAGATGGGCCGgggttgtcaaaatttttgaccCCACAATTTGAAATTAAGGTCGAAGGAGGCTGTGTTCCGTGCGCTTGTCTCCATCGACTTCAGAAAACAACACCAGTTTACTTGCGATATTAGaattattaaaacaatattttttttgtttaccttTCTACCATTGGGAACTATTCGATGTAATGCAACAAGAAATTCTGTGTCCTTGTTTACGTTATtatgagaagagaaaaaaatgctAGTTTTAAAACATATCATATGGGACAATTATTCTGAAGCGTAAAGATTCAGATCTATCAGATCTATATTTCTTTGAAGCGAAAATCATCAAGAGtggtttcttaaaaataaataaataataaataaaaaaaaaaaaaaaaaaaaatttctcttttcttgtaTTTCCATAGCAACGAAACCCATAAAATCAGTCAGAtttacaaacacaaagacatgCCTACAGATTTACAAAACACAAAGACATTCAACAATTACTCTGTCATTCTTTCATATTTCCATTACAAACACAAAGACCTTCAAGGATTCAAAATACCTTCGACAAACCCAAAGTCCTTACACGCCTTAATCGAAATTTACAGACCCAAGCAAACCCAAAAAGCAAAAACCCAATCTAACCATCTAGATCGAAGATAGAGAAAGGGAATAGATCTGGAAATTCAAAACACAAAtttctgagagagagagagagagagagagagagagagagagagagagagagagagagagagagagttggatGGAGACGATGAGTGAAGAGGGGTTCGAAGAATGGGACGCAAATTTCTTGGATCAACTCATACACGTAGAGGAACTCGCACTAACCTctacaaaacaacaacaacaacaacaacaacacgtacaacaacttcttcttctcaaaCAAAACTCCTCGAACCCTACACTATTCGATACCGATTCCGAGAAATTGAGGCAGTTCTTCTCTAAATTTCGGCGAGATCGAGACCGAACCAATTAGATTTGACTCCACCACTGAGCTCCACTGTCACTGGCCTTGCGTTGTGCCGTCGTCGGCCATACTGCTGCCAGCAACCGATCACAGCATTTCTCTAACCCAGATCAAGCCGATCTCAACCTCTTCCTATCTCAAACCCAGATCAAACCCATCACACTCGACTTCACAAACCTCACCACCAACAGCTTCGTCGTTTCAGCGATGGATTTGAAGGGAAAGCTCACCTTCAGTCAACCCGTagagagagagcttgagagaTTCCAATtgttattttgggtaaatttggGTTTGAAATGAGAATGTGAATGTGAAAGGATTGTAAATTTGGGTTTGAAATGAGAATGAGAGATTCCAATTGCATCTGTAAATTTGGATGAAGGTGTGTAAGGACTTTGAGTTTGTTGAAGgtgttttgaatctttgaagGTAGGAGGGACTAACGGGTTAAAAGTTTCTaggttcttcatgttcttccaaaaaaaaaaaaagagaagaaacaaaattaatttaattcttttcttttcttttttaaaaaataagaaggttagaaatttttttattattttatttgatgtggCTTTTTTGATATGTAAATTACTGCGAAATAAAAGGACAGGAACCTATGTGGCATGGGTGATGAGTGCCACGGtggatttttaataatattttaattcttccATTAGCCACCTCAAATATTTCCGTCTGTTGACTGACGGAAAAAACGAAAATaacacgcgttaattggtttagagagTAAAAgtggtgaaataaaaatgtaaggaccaacatagaaaaaagaggaaacatACGGTCAGGAGCTAGCGTAAAAGGCCAGATTTACGCCACCAATCAGTGTTTGCCATGTCATACATTTAATGAAAAACCAATACACCCTAGCACACACAATTATATTCCTCACACACGTATCAAAGAGCAAACTCTATCAAACACGCCTAAACCTATTTCATCTACTCCTCTGCTCTTACCACCGGACTAAAGCTCCACCCCGCCACTGGTGTCGCCCACACGTCGTTTTGGAGCTAGCGCCACTGCACCGAACCTCAAGGTTTGTTCTGATTTCTGTTTATTGTTTGATAGTTATTTCCCCAAACTTtgggttttgaaattttgatgggtttgggttattttttggatatcaatttgttcataatgatatgggttttgttgatttggtatggattttgctttttttcttttttttctttttgtagtaTTTTCATGGGCTTTGGTTGGATTCTTAAGCGGCAGgtttaaacctaaaaaatctTATTCTACGAAATGAGTTTGCTGGCAAAGAGAGTGCCGTTTCATGTAATTCTAAGCCTTAATGACAGAATTTGCTATTATCTGCTaccttaaatgaaaaaataaatcatcttGCTAAACTTAGTTTAAAGAATCCTATTATGATTGGCCTTGATGACAAGAAGATACAGTCTGTATTATCATCTGAAGGATACAAATAACATGTTGGAAACCATGTTAAATCTGGAGGGAGGATGCAAGTAACTAGTTTCTCTAGAATGCCTAATACTGAAAAAATATCAGCTTTGAAAGTTATTTGAACCGGGGTCATTTAATTGTGACCAATATGATGGTATTGGGACCATCTACAAAACTTCTTATGGTTCCCTCACTAATCTGCGTTTTTTTAGTAACATAATGTTTTCAATAAGTTTTAGCTCAAATGACACCCTGTAAGTACTAAGTACAAGATGATGGGTAATGTGGTGGGTTGGGAGTGTGTGTTACTTACcagttaaaagaaaataaaagcattAAATTAGAACCTGTATTAAATTAGAGGGATGGATACAAGTTTCTCAAgcatatgaatatttaaatcCACAAATTTCATGCCCATGTGCATACATTTTCCACTCTTAAATTCATGCAtaacatgtatgtatgtatttgcatttgtgtgtattttttataaagcaCTACTTTGAAAGTTCTCTGTTTTGCAAAGAACCTGCTTGTTTACAAAATTTAGATGGCTTTCTGTGTCTCATTCTTggttctttctttcctttttaattgTTATCTTCTAAGAGAAAATTTGCACTTTGGCACTTGCTTTCAGGTTTATATACGAGGATTGGTCCATGCCTCACACCGTAGCAAAATTGAAGTACCCGTACTATTGGGATGAACACTGCTTCCAAATTCCAATCACTTCCTAAAGATGAATTGTAGTTTTTAACCAGTGACTTGTGCATAGTGCTAACACACCAAATTAGCCTTTCATTtgctaaaaataaatgatacttcaatattcatcaaaaaatagATGTAGGGACTGGGTTTGAGCACTTCTGCTACAAGATGAGTGGACTCGagcccaactagcccaatacaataaatttatagatagtaggtttaagaactaggtcttagtAAGGATTACAACAACTAGACATAGTTATGAATGGATTGAATAACAAAGGTTTCCAAACATGGTCATAGTGTTCTTATTCTTTCTTCAGTGCTAGGTCACAAAGGTTTCCAAGATCATGCAAATTGCTACCgtattctcctttcttttttccgCCCCCTTTCCTGGgggatttctcacattatatatccccCTCCAATCGATTTTGGCCCTCTATCTGTTGATCATGCAAGTcactactcgagtgcttgtcaCATCAGCCACCTTTCCAAACCTCCAGTGAGTTGCAGCAACCAAGACCGCACTGTttaggggtcatttcctcattaatgcggccagaacattagttgtgggcatttaatgcggaggtgacagtttctccttgaattgTTCCTACACCGTGCTCCCGTGGCTGTCCTACAGTGcttgtcctttttcttgggACGCTCTGGGAGGCTGCCGTTGATGGCGGGCCGTTCTTCCCTACTAGGATATGGGTTGGCTAAGGACAGGATTGTCCTTGGCTACGTTTCCAGGCCACCTGGACTTTCTTTATTCGTCCTCGGTCATTTCttcctcctcggcatgggcctTGGGCTTAATATGAGATGGGCCGgggttgtcaaaatttttgaccCCACAATTTGAAATTAAGGTCGAAGGAGGCTGTGTTCCGTGCGCTTGTCTCCATCGACTTCAGAAAACAACACCAGTTTACTTGCGATATTAGaattattaaaacaatattttttttgtttaccttTCTACCATTGGGAACTATTCGATGTAATGCAACAAGAAATTCTGTGTCCTTGTTTACGTTATtatgagaagagaaaaaaatgctAGTTTTAAAACATATCATATGGGACAATTATTCTGAAGCGTAAAGATTCAGATCTATCAGATCTATATTTCTTTGAAGCGAAAATCATCAAGAGtggtttcttaaaaataaataaataataaataaaaaaaaaaaaaaaaaaaagaagcattaaTGCAATTCTGCTCACAGTACATAATTGTCCTTTACAATTGACCAAAAAAAACGCTCCCTAATATTCATggtaaaaccaaacacaaagagggctaaaacccaaaaaaatcaagacAATAAAAAGAGAGGATATGAAGGTTGATGCTTCTCTAAACAGTTAGTACTTAGAACATAACAGGGATGCTATAATCATCCCTTCTTTTTAGTCAAGCTTCACCGTTCAGCCTCTCCCTCTACAACCAGAACACAGAACTCTGAACCAAGCATCTCATGTATATCAAGATTCAAAGAGCTACTCAGGTGCATGGTATCCATGATCACTTCGATGGTTATATTGAAGCCTTAAAGTAGATAATACCCGGACAGCATTTGCAATCCTACATATGCTCTGCCTTGTCTCTATCAGAGTGTATGTTTGTTCTTGCTCTTCAAGACTAATGGAATTTTTATTAGACTTAATATTCTGTTGCTCAAGTTTTCTTGCTTGATCCTCTACCATATCATCTTTGGCTTCAACATGTTCACCAACCCAAATGAATCCATTACATCCGAGTATTAAGTCAACTCCGCACTGTTCTAGATGGTGGAAATGCTGCTTGCGTCTCCTCACTAGATAAGGAGGAACTGTGAGCAATTGACCCCTCTCAAGCTGTCATGAAAAAATTACGATCATTAACAGATAAAAGGCTATGAAACTGAACCAACCACAGACACAACAATGAAAAAGATGCTAGAAGGAGTTATTtagcttgaaaaaaaaaaaaaaatactgctAGAGAACCTTTAGCTGCTTCAATTCATCATGTGAGTAAATTGATGCGTTGCACACCTAGAGTTGCTCTAGAAGTAAAAACTCTAGCTCCAGAAATAAGAGTGAGGGATGGAATGCCGAATGCACttgctttttaaaatttaggaaaatgtatcttataaaacaaaatctttATTTCCTTGCACTACAAATTTCAACTATTAAGATATTTAATAGAAGGAACCTATCCGGAACTTTTTTGTGAGTTTCAACTGCTCTTGCTTCTTCTATGTAAAACGAGCTAGTCAACAATTATTTCCTTCTTCACGTTCTACATCTGAATGTAGAAGTTTATAAATTATGAAGAAGACAAACCTTGCCATACTTCTGACTTCTTGCTTGGAGGTGTAAGCCATCCTGCTGGATTCCACAGACTTCAGCTTGGGAAAAGAAgtaaaatttgtcaaaaaagatTGATCATTAATTCATGCTTGCTAGAACAGGTCAATGATGAGAAGTGTGTGTAAGACATATATAAGTAGTTATAGAATAATTGAAATTCTAGATGGATTCAGAACATCCTCTAAGTTGTTCTTTGAAGAACACATTACCCTTCTGAATTACATCATTAGATAGCATCTTCTAATGCCATTAGAAAACATCAAACATAGGATTGCTTACCTAGTGAGCATCGTTAACAGGGATATGAAATGTGCtattagaatatattttaaacTCTTGAGGCTTTCCAGGGTACGTCTCATGTGAAGCCGATGCAAGATACAAAGTGCCACTTAAAGATTCAGAAAATCAAGCTTTATATCAGCATAAACCTTTCACATATCTCTGAACTAATTGAGATAGAACTCTAAAATCTACAATTGGAGAGCTCGTCAATTTATCAGGCTGTTTTAATTCATCATTCACATCAAATCCTAAAGATCCAAAATCTTCAAATGATATCATCAAGGCCAATCATAACAGGATTCTCTAAACTAAGTTTGGCAAGATGATTTGCTTTTTCATTTAAGGTAGCAGATAATAGCAAATTTTGTCATTAAGGCTCAGGATTACATGAAACGACACTTTCTTTGCCAGCAAACTCATTTGGTACAATCAGATTTTTTAAGGTTtaaacctaccacttaagaatccaatcaaaacccatgaaaatactacaaaaaaaaaaaaaaagcaaaatccatactaaatcaacaaaacccataccaATATGAACAGATtgatatccaaaaaataactcaaaccCATCAAAATTTCGAAACCCAAAGTTTGGAGAAATaactaatcaaacaataaaCAGAAATCAGAACAAACCTTGAGGTTAGGTGCGGTGGCGCCAGCTCCAGAACGACGAGTGCGGCGACGCCAGCGGCGGGGTGAAGCTCTGGTATGATGGTAAGAGCAGAGGAGAGTAGATGGAATAGGGCTAGGCATGTTTGATAGAGTCTGCTCTCAATACGTGTGTGAGGAATATAATGGTGTGTGAGAGGGTGTATGggttttttattaaatgtatgACGTGGCAAACACTAATTGGTGGAGTAAAACCCTAGGAATTGAAAGTGCATGAAAAATAATGGTTTTCCTAATGAGAATGGGTTTCGTAAGCCGACACggacttcttcctctctctataATATAAAGAGAAACGATGAAAACAACTACAACGTAGCTCAAACTCCAAAGACAGCTATGGGTTTCTTCAAGGCCTCTCTCTGCTTCTTTGCTCTCCTTATTTTGTTGCCATTCCTTTCAGCTTCATCCACAGTTAAGCAAACTTACATCGTCCACATGAAACACCAAGACAAGCCTCCTTTCCCTTACGCCACTCACCACGACTGGTACTCCGCTCAGCTCCGATCCCTCTTTGACTCCGATTTCTCTCTCCTTTACACTTACACCGACGCATTCTATGGCTTCGCTGCCAAACTTGACCCGGACCAAGCCGAAGCACTCCGCCGATCCGACTTAGTCCTCGGTGTTTACGAAGACACCCTCTATCCCCTCCACACCACTCGCACCCCCGAGTTCCTCAGCCAGAACACTCAGTTCCTCGAACAAGCCTCTCACGACGTTATTATCGGTGTCCTAGACACAGGTATCTGGCCCGAGTCTAAAAGCTTCGACGATTCGGGTCTACCAGAGATTCCGACCCGTTGGCGAGGCGAGTGCGAACCCGGACCCGATTTCAGACCACTGTTTGTAACAAAAAACTCATCGGCGCACGAAGCAGGTTATCAGATGGCCACCGGTGGACGACTTTTGAAGAAGGCCGTGTCACCTCGCGACCAAGATGGTCATGGGATCCAATAATGTCATTGGATTTGTTGATCTATTCCAGGTGTGTCCGTGGCTTGCCCGATTTATAGGCggtttacttttgtttttttagggaGTATAGACGGTTTACTTAGTTTCTGTAGGTGACAAATGTGCTAGAAGACAGTTTTTACAAAAAGCTAATATCGGTACAAATTAATTAAAGTGACTCATCAACagttttggaaaagaaaatattattctttATATAACTCATCCTCTATTACCTCTTTAAATCTTTTTAGTTATTACCTTTTAATTCCGAGAACAATTATGGAAAAGAGCATATCATTATTCACTTACTAtgtttaaaactattttttttttccaactttttttttttttttaattcttttctttttttggttcccCCACTACATAGAGTTTTGGTCGTGGCGATGTCCTTATTCCAAGGACACTTTGGAGGTAGTTTAAACATAGTATAATTCTAATTATTAGGCCATtgcacagccaaaaaaaaaaactttgctaTTCGTTCCCCCACTATATAGAGTTTTGGTCGTGGTGATGTCCTTACTCTAAGGACACTTTGGAGGTAGTTTAAACATAGTATAATTCTAATTATTAGGCcgcagcccaaaaaaaaaaaaaaaaacaaactttgcTATACGTGTTTCAATCCATAAACATAACAATTTGTCTGCCTACGTGTTTCAATTTGTATGCCTATTTTTTTGATGGGTCGTCTACCTAAATTTGTATCTACATTAGCTAATATTTTGTTTGGAGggggcataaaaaaaattattgatattgtTTGTTATAATTAGAATTCTACAATACAAACCAACACTCTTCTAATCCATCCTAGGTTTCCTAGGAACACAACCTAGCAGGTAAGAGAATCAGTAAtgtttttatctaatttttcttttaggtacaatgatattttataatattcctCACTTAATGTCACATATAATCTGGTATATAGAGTAGATAATTGAAGGTGCTCTACAACCATCAAAATCTAAACCTTCCAAAGGTGTTGTTTTACAAATATTAGAATCTAAATCTATAGCTACAAAGAACTaggtatgtgtgtgtgtgtgtgtttttttttttcatatgagtTTGTCTAAttctatgttttttaattctttagtttgatttcaaaaatatgtgCATGTTTATGATTCCTTTTTGTGGTAATTAGTTTCTATAGTCTAAAGGGTAggtttttgtttgctttttatgTCAGAACATCCTCCTTCCTCCGTTGtaagtattgaattttaaacaaaaaatattttaaactaaaatttttacttatcaatttTTATGTTAGAATATATTCATGAACTTTGAGGTTTGTAAGATTTATAGTTGGAGTTTGTGCAAGTATTTGGTCAAGAATATAATTATGTGCTCTCTATTGTGTGGGCTAATGATAATTTTGTTAGAGAAGCTTAAAATGTAATATCAactttcccattatttttatttttttatgagagtaGACCACAAACAAAGAAGTTCtattctattcaaaatttacaatcaactttcttcttcttttctttcaatcTATAAACGTCTCACACAACTTTCATCCGCCAACTTCGTATTAGCTAAAATCATATTACATGTTTAATGTCTATTTCAGTGCAGAGATTTGTATGTAATGTTTCTTATTGGCAGATTTATGAACACTGAGAATACGCTCTATTAGCTTGAACTCATGCCTATAACAAAAACTactcaaaaaagagataaacccatgcattgcacgggttagcgactagtaacATATTATTTCTTTGGTAAAACGTATTTTTTAAGGAATAATGGAAGGACATAAACATTTTCTATATAACATTTGTTTTGCACATAGTAGAGGGTTGcatggcaaaacaatttcaGACATTTCATGAAGCCATGGCAAGCTACCTTTGGACATTTGTTGAGAGAAGCAAGGTCATACAAGCACATGCACTTCTCACAGATGGAGCAAACTCTTAAAGACTTCAAATTTGGAAAGGGGAATTGCGACACACTATGCTTTCCGTATTGTTTCTAAGACAATTTGGATAAAGGAAGTCTCACCAATTCCAAGTGATACTTTGCAATTGTTTTTACCTAATTATGCAATAAAATTCTATCTTCgctatcaaaacaaaaataaaaaagttattctttttttactttaacttttaatttcatGAACACATTCTATTTGAAATcgtctatttaatttttactatagtTTTTTcgttttaataaaattttataatatatttaaaggtatttttatcctttttaagGAATTTCTATGCAATtgatttaatttctctttattgtaTGTGATTTTGccttatatttgttttactaaTCTTCTATtagtttttctccaaaaaaaaaaaaaaaaagatgttctATGTTTTAATGATATTCTATGTTATATTTAGGCCAACAATTTAAGTAAACTAACAAGTAATGACACTCATAGTGACACCAAGGAATtgtaaaaagtaataaaaatttaaaaacaacttACAATACATAAAATTAATCCTATTTTATTGTGAAgataaatttttgtgaaaatttgttaTATAGAGTCTGTTAATAACTGCCCTCCTATTTTATTGGGCTTTGGGCTTCCTCCAGGACATTGATAAGTCCGAGGAGGAGCAAATAGTTGTTAGAGATTCCCAGTTAAAGTCCCATAAGTAGGGAATGAATGGAAgatgatccgaggaggaattcctcctcg
This genomic window contains:
- the LOC115968984 gene encoding exosome complex component RRP4 homolog, whose protein sequence is MPSPIPSTLLCSYHHTRASPRRWRRRTRRSGAGATAPNLKAEVCGIQQDGLHLQARSQKYGKLERGQLLTVPPYLVRRRKQHFHHLEQCGVDLILGCNGFIWVGEHVEAKDDMVEDQARKLEQQNIKSNKNSISLEEQEQTYTLIETRQSICRIANAVRVLSTLRLQYNHRSDHGYHAPE